The Pseudofrankia inefficax genome window below encodes:
- a CDS encoding CU044_5270 family protein, whose protein sequence is MADHLPASGAGPAPDARSNPAAALNGARTSVPLDEASGGLPAGQLVVEEAVARAELAPLAGLRLGLPEPRAAALAAARDRLLNRAAQVSGTSAPAAAAPAGGVPADGALADGAAAAPTTGPDAGSARHRLRLRPRVTTRRVIAVAVAAVVVAAGLFTLDTVTVGGRADATAEASTLLRQAASVVAAKPDPPVGPTQYREITTRASYSSSSTGTDGREVTWLVESVTRLWIPGDPTKPWIMQQGGPTAIHWFNPGDEVWAKANGLGGQSSLPYLTRAVGGEFNGPISDIQAWQAPTPGFLSRLPRDPDQLLARIYQDSKGEGRSKDGEALVFIADVMRCGFVPADLRAAFFRAATGIPGVTVTDHAANLAGRTGVAVGRDEGGDTRQEMIFDPATGEFIGEREVVLNADYIPGVPVGTAISYTAVSSEVVDSAPTG, encoded by the coding sequence ATGGCTGACCACCTCCCGGCCTCCGGGGCCGGCCCCGCACCAGACGCCCGCTCGAACCCGGCTGCCGCCCTCAACGGCGCGCGGACGTCGGTCCCGTTGGACGAGGCGTCCGGCGGGCTCCCCGCCGGCCAGCTGGTCGTCGAGGAGGCCGTGGCCCGGGCCGAGCTCGCGCCGTTGGCCGGGCTGCGCCTCGGTCTTCCCGAGCCGAGGGCCGCCGCGCTCGCGGCGGCCCGCGACAGGCTGCTGAACCGCGCGGCGCAGGTCAGCGGCACGAGCGCGCCTGCCGCCGCCGCGCCTGCCGGCGGCGTTCCGGCCGACGGTGCCCTGGCCGACGGTGCGGCCGCGGCGCCGACCACGGGGCCAGACGCGGGGTCGGCCCGGCACCGGCTGCGGCTGCGGCCGCGGGTCACGACCCGTCGCGTGATCGCGGTGGCGGTCGCGGCCGTCGTCGTGGCGGCCGGGCTGTTCACCCTCGACACGGTGACGGTGGGGGGCAGGGCGGACGCGACCGCGGAGGCGTCGACCCTGCTGCGGCAGGCCGCATCCGTCGTCGCGGCGAAGCCGGATCCGCCGGTCGGCCCGACGCAGTACCGGGAGATCACCACTCGGGCCTCCTACAGCTCGAGCAGCACGGGGACCGACGGCAGGGAGGTCACCTGGCTGGTGGAGTCCGTGACCCGGCTCTGGATCCCCGGCGACCCGACGAAGCCCTGGATCATGCAGCAGGGCGGCCCGACGGCGATCCACTGGTTCAACCCAGGGGACGAGGTCTGGGCGAAGGCCAACGGACTGGGCGGGCAGAGTTCCCTGCCGTACCTGACTCGTGCCGTCGGCGGCGAGTTCAACGGCCCGATCTCGGACATTCAGGCCTGGCAGGCGCCGACTCCCGGCTTCCTGTCCCGCCTACCGCGTGACCCGGACCAGCTGCTGGCCCGGATCTACCAGGATTCGAAGGGGGAGGGCCGGTCGAAGGACGGCGAGGCGCTGGTCTTCATCGCCGACGTCATGCGGTGCGGATTCGTGCCCGCGGATCTGCGGGCCGCGTTCTTCCGGGCCGCGACCGGCATCCCGGGCGTGACGGTCACGGACCACGCGGCGAATCTCGCCGGCCGTACCGGCGTGGCGGTCGGCCGTGACGAGGGCGGTGACACCCGCCAGGAGATGATTTTCGACCCGGCCACGGGGGAGTTCATCGGAGAGCGGGAGGTCGTCCTGAACGCCGACTACATCCCCGGGGTCCCGGTGGGCACCGCGATCTCCTACACGGCGGTGAGCAGCGAGGTCGTCGACTCGGCTCCGACCGGCTGA